A single window of Halobacillus naozhouensis DNA harbors:
- a CDS encoding phospho-sugar mutase encodes MSWRQEYERWHSFASLDKNLRTQLDQIQGDEQSLEDAYYKNLEFGTGGMRGKLGAGTNRMNVYTIRRAAEGLAAYIEEREGQEKGVAIAYDSRYMSKEFAVETAKVLGNHDIQSYVFSSLRPTPELSFAVRYLGAAGGVVITASHNPPEYNGFKVYNGDGGQMPPEEAGTVIKFVDQVENELTVEVADQAELEQSGLLKWIDEDVDQAYLDELKTVNVNSEVTKTVEDFSVVFTPLHGTAKMLVEKGLSQIGLTNVHTVAEQAKPDPEFSTVASPNPEEHQAFEMAINKGKETNADILIATDPDADRLGIAVPDENEEYQVLTGNQTGALLLDYLLSQNKDLPSNGIMIKTIVTSEFGRVIANHYGVTSLDTLTGFKFIGEKIKEYEETDQHTFLFGYEESYGYLVKDFARDKDAVQAAMLSAEVAAYWKSKGKTLLQALEGLYKKHGYFLEDLQSLKMEGISGSQQITAIMDDFRENPLKEAGGLKVESVEDYTSSERTNANGEVETIHLPKANVLKFNLENDCWFCLRPSGTEPKIKFYYGVKTNSRRDSSELLEVVKESVNHKIQHHL; translated from the coding sequence ATGAGTTGGAGGCAGGAATACGAGCGTTGGCATTCTTTCGCATCTCTTGATAAAAACCTACGTACCCAATTGGATCAAATTCAAGGTGATGAACAATCCCTTGAGGATGCCTATTACAAAAACCTTGAGTTTGGTACAGGAGGGATGCGTGGCAAACTAGGAGCAGGAACGAACCGTATGAATGTGTACACGATTCGTCGTGCCGCGGAAGGGTTGGCGGCCTACATAGAGGAAAGAGAAGGACAAGAGAAAGGTGTCGCTATTGCCTATGATTCCAGATACATGTCCAAGGAATTTGCTGTTGAAACAGCAAAGGTACTAGGTAATCATGACATTCAATCATATGTGTTTTCTTCCTTAAGACCGACTCCAGAACTTTCGTTTGCCGTTAGATATCTAGGAGCTGCAGGAGGAGTTGTCATCACAGCCAGTCACAATCCACCAGAATATAATGGCTTCAAGGTTTATAACGGTGATGGCGGGCAGATGCCTCCTGAAGAAGCAGGAACGGTCATCAAATTTGTTGATCAAGTAGAAAATGAATTAACCGTTGAGGTAGCTGATCAAGCAGAACTTGAACAATCCGGTTTATTGAAGTGGATTGATGAAGATGTTGATCAAGCTTATTTAGATGAATTAAAAACGGTAAATGTAAATTCTGAAGTAACGAAAACAGTTGAAGACTTTAGTGTCGTTTTCACTCCTCTTCACGGAACAGCAAAAATGTTAGTAGAAAAAGGTCTAAGTCAGATTGGACTAACTAATGTTCATACAGTTGCTGAACAAGCAAAGCCAGACCCTGAATTTTCAACTGTTGCCTCGCCAAATCCAGAGGAACATCAGGCTTTTGAAATGGCTATTAATAAAGGGAAAGAGACAAACGCTGATATTCTTATTGCAACAGATCCAGACGCTGACAGACTTGGGATAGCGGTGCCGGATGAAAATGAAGAATACCAAGTGTTAACAGGTAATCAAACGGGTGCTTTACTGCTGGATTACCTACTTTCCCAGAATAAAGACTTGCCGAGTAATGGAATTATGATTAAGACGATTGTAACCTCGGAATTTGGGCGAGTCATTGCTAATCATTATGGAGTGACCTCATTAGATACATTAACTGGCTTTAAGTTTATCGGTGAGAAAATTAAGGAATATGAAGAAACAGACCAACATACATTCCTGTTTGGTTATGAAGAAAGCTATGGTTATCTCGTTAAAGACTTTGCCCGAGACAAGGATGCTGTCCAAGCAGCTATGCTCTCAGCAGAGGTTGCAGCTTATTGGAAGTCTAAAGGAAAAACTTTACTGCAAGCGTTAGAAGGCCTTTACAAAAAGCATGGATATTTCCTAGAGGATCTTCAGTCGTTGAAAATGGAAGGAATATCAGGATCGCAGCAAATCACAGCTATCATGGATGACTTTCGTGAAAATCCTCTAAAGGAAGCTGGCGGATTAAAAGTGGAATCTGTTGAAGATTACACATCATCTGAAAGAACGAATGCAAACGGAGAAGTGGAGACGATTCACTTGCCAAAAGCAAATGTTCTTAAATTTAACCTCGAGAATGACTGCTGGTTCTGCCTTCGTCCATCCGGCACCGAGCCAAAAATTAAATTTTATTATGGTGTGAAGACAAATTCCAGGAGAGATAGTAGTGAGTTGCTTGAAGTAGTGAAGGAATCTGTAAATCATAAAATTCAGCATCATCTTTAA
- the tapA gene encoding amyloid fiber anchoring/assembly protein TapA, protein MRKRRSRDHFQPFKRKCSLLLVTVTIISAPLSGQSLLSVPTNAAFNDIESVNFSIQADVEQDQDWDKSSLEFKDQGSEKNLLFAIVKNGDGSEVMQRTTTYEVYFAEQGNPKKGEKVAEGVIPMLDPGETFRMILEADTPGKYMFKAYHSKGHPGKGELWSEEIEYSLPKSKEKEARKEHAQEKAVKPSSLEEKEPTNKKQETDTEPAKQQKKEEEIEGNEAEPKDLPEKEQKQNAESPQSPEPNPEVKKEKSEPQPKAAQAADSKEKMKKENTQENQQDQQKKSEQPTPKE, encoded by the coding sequence ATGCGAAAAAGACGGTCCAGGGATCATTTTCAGCCTTTTAAACGCAAGTGTAGTCTCCTATTAGTAACTGTCACTATTATTAGTGCTCCGTTATCAGGTCAGTCGCTTCTGTCCGTTCCAACGAACGCAGCTTTTAACGATATCGAATCCGTGAATTTTTCCATACAAGCAGATGTTGAACAGGATCAAGACTGGGATAAAAGCTCCTTGGAGTTTAAAGACCAAGGATCCGAAAAGAATCTACTGTTCGCCATTGTAAAAAATGGTGATGGTTCGGAAGTTATGCAAAGAACAACTACTTATGAAGTGTACTTTGCTGAACAAGGAAACCCAAAAAAGGGAGAGAAGGTTGCTGAAGGTGTAATCCCAATGCTTGATCCTGGTGAGACTTTCCGTATGATTTTGGAAGCTGATACACCTGGCAAGTACATGTTTAAGGCTTACCATAGTAAAGGCCATCCAGGTAAAGGTGAGCTGTGGAGTGAAGAGATTGAGTATAGCTTGCCAAAATCTAAAGAGAAGGAAGCTAGAAAAGAACATGCCCAAGAGAAAGCAGTGAAACCATCTTCATTAGAGGAGAAAGAACCAACTAATAAAAAGCAAGAAACTGATACAGAGCCTGCTAAACAACAAAAGAAGGAAGAAGAAATTGAAGGTAATGAAGCTGAACCTAAAGATTTACCAGAAAAAGAGCAGAAGCAGAACGCAGAATCTCCACAATCCCCTGAGCCAAATCCAGAGGTGAAGAAAGAAAAATCTGAACCTCAACCAAAGGCTGCACAGGCAGCTGATTCAAAAGAAAAGATGAAAAAAGAAAATACCCAAGAAAATCAGCAGGACCAACAAAAAAAGTCAGAACAACCAACCCCTAAGGAGTAA
- a CDS encoding IDEAL domain-containing protein, which yields MLNVKMLKPYYVKEDKRFIRVVLAYQYFSLFIDDELYQFIPKESREIIIDRKRKRVHNVFDIFVFQRGKRIVYVSVADLIALPDFLTHLHSITAPYYKEDVKNIIEEKTDIAAIIDELEKSNLQRLIDQSLDIRDHDAFTTLTETLHSDYS from the coding sequence ATGCTAAATGTAAAGATGTTAAAACCATACTATGTTAAGGAAGATAAGCGGTTTATACGAGTTGTTTTAGCCTACCAGTATTTCTCCCTGTTTATTGATGACGAACTGTATCAATTTATTCCGAAAGAGTCGCGTGAAATTATTATCGATCGAAAACGTAAGCGTGTTCATAATGTATTTGATATTTTTGTTTTTCAACGAGGTAAACGCATTGTTTATGTATCTGTGGCAGACTTGATTGCGCTTCCTGACTTTTTAACTCATTTACATTCGATAACGGCTCCTTATTATAAAGAAGATGTTAAGAACATTATTGAGGAAAAAACAGACATAGCAGCGATTATTGATGAACTTGAAAAAAGTAATCTGCAACGTTTAATTGATCAGTCGCTGGATATCCGGGATCATGATGCCTTCACAACATTAACGGAAACCTTGCATTCCGACTACAGCTGA
- a CDS encoding TasA family protein, producing MSIKKKMGMGIATGALGLALVGGGSFAAFNDVEAIDNTFAAGTLNLTTSEGAEAMFELNNLKPGDSFEKTLVLGNGGTLDINEILANVSFDGHSNVSHPELPDNDMQDFLNQFNIKILQDGVERYNGSLGALNGVGNVDVTQNEEGEPGLPVEGKTNIDFKVTFVNDDTLHEGSKLFEQNKYQGESANIHIDFEATQMPGEEK from the coding sequence ATGAGCATTAAAAAGAAGATGGGTATGGGTATTGCAACGGGAGCACTAGGATTAGCACTTGTAGGTGGAGGTTCATTTGCGGCGTTTAATGATGTGGAAGCAATTGATAATACGTTTGCTGCTGGGACGCTTAATTTGACAACAAGTGAAGGTGCAGAAGCAATGTTTGAACTAAACAATTTAAAGCCAGGAGATTCTTTTGAAAAAACCCTCGTACTGGGAAATGGGGGAACATTAGATATTAATGAGATCTTGGCAAATGTAAGTTTTGATGGGCATTCGAATGTATCTCACCCTGAATTACCTGATAATGATATGCAGGATTTCTTGAATCAATTTAATATTAAAATTTTACAAGATGGAGTAGAAAGATATAACGGTTCTTTGGGAGCTTTAAATGGAGTTGGTAACGTCGATGTCACCCAAAATGAGGAAGGGGAGCCAGGTCTTCCAGTTGAGGGTAAGACAAATATAGATTTTAAAGTAACTTTTGTTAATGATGATACTTTACACGAAGGTTCTAAACTATTTGAACAAAATAAATATCAAGGTGAAAGTGCCAATATTCATATTGATTTCGAAGCTACACAAATGCCAGGCGAAGAAAAATAA
- the thrB gene encoding homoserine kinase has protein sequence MNSLTIRVPATSANLGPGFDSIGIALSKYVTLECQPAEQWSFSVAEKDQPYIPSDETNLIYKSALFTAYHYGLDELPPCHVSMVNDVPVARGLGSSSTAVVAGIELANALLNLGLDKDEKLKIACKIEGHPDNVAPAILGGVVISSYTGEDLNYVRFTEGLEGLSFATIIPSYHVETEKARLVLPDAMSYKSAVLASGTANVLVAALAKRDWNLVGKMMNRDQWHQPYRRKLIPDFPSVSKTLEANGSYGSYISGAGPTMVGLFQKLTPALCKSLVHQFPEHHVEMLTIDTTGLETAIHVDQ, from the coding sequence ATGAACAGCCTTACAATCCGTGTCCCAGCTACTTCCGCCAATCTTGGGCCTGGATTCGATTCGATAGGAATAGCCCTTTCCAAATACGTCACGCTGGAATGTCAGCCAGCTGAACAATGGTCTTTTTCTGTAGCAGAAAAGGATCAGCCTTATATCCCAAGCGACGAAACAAACCTTATTTATAAGTCCGCACTTTTTACAGCTTATCACTACGGGCTCGATGAATTGCCTCCGTGTCACGTATCGATGGTAAATGATGTCCCTGTTGCAAGAGGCCTTGGCAGCTCTTCGACGGCGGTTGTGGCAGGGATTGAACTTGCCAATGCTCTTCTTAATTTGGGACTGGATAAGGATGAGAAGCTGAAAATTGCCTGCAAGATTGAAGGGCACCCTGATAACGTAGCACCGGCTATTTTAGGCGGTGTAGTCATTTCAAGCTACACGGGTGAGGATCTAAATTACGTTCGCTTTACGGAGGGACTGGAGGGACTCTCTTTTGCTACAATTATTCCAAGTTACCACGTGGAAACGGAAAAAGCCCGCTTGGTCCTGCCTGATGCGATGAGTTATAAGTCAGCCGTGCTAGCCAGTGGAACAGCAAACGTGTTAGTGGCCGCTTTAGCTAAACGAGATTGGAATTTAGTTGGTAAAATGATGAATCGTGACCAGTGGCATCAGCCTTATCGCCGTAAACTAATCCCGGATTTCCCTTCCGTTTCAAAAACGCTTGAAGCGAATGGATCCTACGGCAGCTACATTAGCGGGGCTGGCCCGACGATGGTAGGGTTATTTCAAAAATTGACCCCAGCGCTGTGCAAATCATTGGTCCATCAATTCCCCGAACATCATGTAGAGATGTTAACAATAGATACAACAGGATTAGAAACAGCCATACATGTCGATCAGTGA
- a CDS encoding acyltransferase: MGQAKERLISIDLLRFLAICAVVVLHCAAPLLYEYNGSGPKVWWLGNILDSISRWCVPVFVMISGAFILKPYQNQQSLTKFLKKRLTKILLPFIFWSILFLVYKEFHTNSEINLAIGVKQFLTGDVYYHLWFVYMIVGLYLIAPIFQIFISKTSEKYIIYLLVLWFISSIIYPFVMEAFEMNIRFDIPATDGFLGYFLLGYYLMNYHIKNKYRVTLYFLGIGSIFVTIFGTWYLTVVRSEGTFRGYFFDNHSPNVFFVAVALFLLFKYMNMPFLEESPKIRNLILIASGVSFGIYMIHPIIQNTITRYIPLTEHSFVSVPLVAVMVISISFGIIYLMQQNKITKKLVL, translated from the coding sequence ATGGGACAAGCAAAGGAGAGACTCATATCAATAGATTTATTAAGATTCTTGGCTATCTGTGCAGTAGTTGTATTACACTGTGCTGCGCCATTACTTTATGAATATAATGGTTCAGGACCAAAGGTATGGTGGCTCGGTAATATATTGGATTCAATTTCACGCTGGTGCGTACCAGTCTTTGTAATGATTAGTGGAGCATTTATTTTGAAGCCATATCAAAACCAACAATCTTTGACTAAGTTTTTAAAGAAACGATTAACTAAAATTTTGTTACCTTTTATCTTTTGGAGTATTCTCTTTTTAGTGTATAAGGAATTCCATACTAACTCGGAAATAAATTTAGCTATTGGAGTCAAGCAATTTTTGACTGGTGACGTTTATTACCATTTATGGTTCGTGTACATGATTGTGGGGCTATACCTCATCGCCCCCATCTTTCAAATATTCATTTCAAAAACAAGTGAGAAATATATAATATATTTATTAGTTCTCTGGTTTATTTCCTCAATTATTTATCCTTTTGTAATGGAAGCGTTTGAAATGAATATACGTTTTGATATACCCGCAACCGATGGATTTCTTGGTTATTTTTTGTTAGGTTATTATTTAATGAATTACCATATAAAAAATAAATATAGAGTTACATTATACTTTTTAGGCATAGGCTCAATTTTTGTTACTATATTTGGAACATGGTATTTAACAGTAGTAAGAAGTGAAGGCACTTTTCGAGGTTACTTTTTTGACAATCATTCTCCTAATGTATTTTTTGTTGCGGTGGCTTTATTTTTACTTTTCAAATATATGAATATGCCTTTTCTTGAGGAGTCTCCAAAAATTAGGAACCTGATATTAATAGCTAGTGGAGTTAGTTTTGGAATATATATGATACACCCTATTATACAGAATACAATAACCCGATATATACCTTTAACTGAACACTCGTTTGTTTCTGTCCCTCTAGTTGCTGTTATGGTAATCTCAATTAGTTTTGGGATAATTTATCTGATGCAACAAAATAAAATAACAAAAAAATTAGTGCTTTAA
- a CDS encoding homoserine dehydrogenase, translated as MKNTITVGLLGLGTVGSGVIEILNDHKESIQHKTGCDVTITKVLVNDLSKPRHLPNETTQLTDRYQDITEDPEIDVVVEVMGGIDHTLSIVLEAMEQGKHIVTANKDLIAQHGAQLFETSQRNSCDLYYEASVAGGTPIIRPILDGLSSDRISKMMGIVNGTTNFILDKMTREGADFESVLKEAQDLGFAEADPTADVDGLDAARKMAILSILGFSMPFNLEDVSVKGIRGTSLSDIKYAKQLGYSIKLIGIADHNENGASVSVEPTLLPVEHPLSSVHDEYNAVYVYGDAVGETMFYGPGAGKLPTATAVVSDLIAVIKNLRLGVSGTAYVQPQFTKQLKSRKDQLTKKYIRLHVMDQPGMLMELTKIFAQYGISFDQIIQRQADQNDERELMMITHQVSEEDFDKAYHELEALDTIRSIDSVFRVDGGK; from the coding sequence ATGAAGAATACCATTACAGTAGGATTATTAGGTTTAGGTACTGTTGGAAGTGGAGTCATTGAGATTCTTAACGACCATAAAGAAAGTATTCAGCATAAAACAGGGTGTGATGTCACCATTACAAAGGTTCTGGTCAATGACTTATCAAAGCCGCGTCATTTACCTAATGAAACGACTCAATTGACGGATCGCTATCAAGATATTACAGAAGACCCTGAAATTGATGTCGTTGTTGAAGTGATGGGGGGAATTGATCACACTTTATCAATCGTGCTTGAAGCAATGGAACAAGGAAAACATATTGTGACAGCCAATAAAGATTTGATTGCTCAGCATGGGGCACAACTTTTTGAAACGAGTCAGCGAAACAGCTGTGATTTATATTATGAAGCAAGTGTTGCCGGAGGGACGCCGATTATTCGGCCGATTCTGGATGGTTTATCTTCAGATCGCATTAGTAAAATGATGGGGATTGTTAATGGAACCACGAATTTCATTTTAGATAAGATGACAAGGGAAGGAGCAGACTTTGAATCAGTATTAAAAGAGGCTCAGGATTTAGGTTTCGCTGAAGCTGATCCAACAGCCGATGTGGATGGACTGGACGCTGCCCGAAAAATGGCGATTCTATCAATCTTAGGTTTTTCCATGCCTTTTAATTTAGAAGACGTTTCTGTAAAGGGAATCCGCGGAACATCCTTATCTGATATAAAATATGCCAAGCAGTTGGGTTATTCTATTAAACTAATAGGAATTGCCGACCATAACGAGAACGGTGCTTCTGTTAGTGTTGAGCCGACGCTGCTTCCTGTTGAACACCCGCTTTCCTCTGTCCATGATGAGTACAATGCAGTCTATGTATATGGGGATGCAGTCGGGGAAACGATGTTTTACGGACCCGGAGCAGGCAAACTCCCCACTGCGACCGCTGTCGTGTCAGATCTAATTGCCGTCATTAAAAATTTACGCCTCGGTGTGTCTGGTACAGCTTATGTACAGCCACAGTTTACAAAACAATTGAAATCCCGGAAAGATCAGCTCACTAAGAAATACATCCGCCTTCATGTCATGGATCAGCCAGGCATGTTAATGGAACTCACAAAGATTTTTGCGCAATACGGAATTTCATTTGACCAAATCATTCAGCGTCAGGCGGATCAGAACGACGAACGTGAACTAATGATGATTACACACCAAGTAAGTGAAGAAGATTTTGATAAAGCTTACCATGAACTGGAAGCTCTGGACACCATTCGATCAATTGATAGCGTGTTTCGAGTAGATGGAGGGAAATGA
- the sipW gene encoding signal peptidase I SipW, which translates to MTVNVILFTLLIAMVFLVIISRASGGDPTLFGHQFKVVLSGSMEPTFQTGSVIAVDSAIDTANLEKGDIITFSESEDKLVTHRIVDVVQQGDSLMFQTKGDNNDAPDQQLVLADNVVAKYTGVTVPYIGYFLDFSNSQMGTAILLIIPGLLLIGYAFFTILGALREIDPKNKEESTTS; encoded by the coding sequence ATGACTGTCAATGTTATCTTGTTTACCCTCCTGATTGCCATGGTGTTCCTGGTCATCATTTCGAGGGCATCAGGCGGGGATCCGACTCTCTTCGGCCATCAATTTAAGGTAGTCTTATCGGGTTCGATGGAACCAACCTTTCAAACAGGGTCAGTCATTGCCGTAGACTCCGCAATTGATACAGCGAACCTTGAAAAAGGTGACATTATCACTTTTTCCGAATCGGAAGACAAACTCGTCACCCACAGAATTGTTGATGTTGTGCAACAAGGTGATTCATTAATGTTTCAAACAAAAGGGGATAACAACGATGCCCCAGATCAGCAGTTAGTACTCGCTGACAACGTCGTTGCTAAATATACAGGTGTGACAGTTCCTTATATAGGCTACTTCTTAGACTTTTCCAACTCACAAATGGGAACGGCCATACTGCTTATTATTCCAGGATTACTCCTGATAGGCTATGCCTTCTTCACGATCTTAGGGGCATTGCGAGAGATTGATCCGAAAAACAAAGAAGAATCAACTACTTCATGA
- a CDS encoding anti-repressor SinI family protein, whose protein sequence is MAESKVQAQLDQEWIELIEEAKHLGLSIEEIKQFISGERA, encoded by the coding sequence ATGGCAGAATCGAAAGTACAAGCACAACTTGATCAGGAATGGATCGAGCTTATAGAAGAAGCCAAACACCTTGGACTCAGCATTGAAGAGATTAAGCAATTCATTTCAGGAGAACGAGCTTAG
- a CDS encoding helix-turn-helix domain-containing protein has protein sequence MTTFGERIRDLRLGQGYTVNQFARMSGVSKSYISNIERGIQRNPSLIVMKKFADTLNVPLEDLLLLNQLRNNHQAN, from the coding sequence GTGACAACCTTTGGAGAGAGAATACGAGACTTACGCCTTGGACAAGGATATACCGTAAATCAATTTGCTAGAATGTCAGGCGTATCAAAATCTTATATCAGCAATATCGAGCGAGGAATTCAAAGAAATCCTTCCCTTATCGTTATGAAAAAATTTGCCGATACATTAAATGTTCCGCTCGAGGATTTATTATTATTAAATCAGCTACGTAACAATCATCAAGCAAATTAA
- a CDS encoding TasA family protein encodes MGIKKKLTNGALAATMGLALVGGGTFAAFNDVEAIDNTMATGTLELDLQDLNGEKEFSISNLKPGDHATRSFKMFNTGSLAIKDVLLSIDKFEFHDEAPGDSDMEDNHDELEYLDQFEVSVITVGAEGGSGGFPKNIVSSEDDITLKDIYEVSKGVSSAIGEIEAAVADGYVSEDGRINIATVNPSKWTGIPVVPKDPDNVKIKIEFVDDKTKDENEEYYVQNKFQGDSADVTFTLEARQWGGLDVKGSDVDENGFIETNEKANSEEGNPLRP; translated from the coding sequence ATGGGTATTAAAAAGAAACTAACAAACGGCGCTTTAGCCGCTACTATGGGGTTAGCTTTAGTCGGAGGAGGCACATTCGCTGCCTTTAATGACGTAGAAGCTATAGATAACACAATGGCTACAGGTACACTTGAACTGGATTTACAGGATCTAAATGGTGAAAAGGAATTTAGTATTTCGAACTTAAAGCCGGGAGATCATGCTACAAGGTCTTTTAAAATGTTTAACACGGGAAGCCTTGCCATTAAAGATGTGTTGCTTTCAATAGATAAATTTGAATTTCATGACGAGGCTCCCGGGGATAGTGATATGGAGGATAATCATGACGAATTAGAATACCTAGACCAGTTCGAGGTTAGTGTAATAACGGTAGGAGCAGAAGGGGGCAGCGGTGGATTTCCTAAAAATATCGTATCTAGTGAGGACGACATAACTCTTAAGGATATCTATGAAGTTTCTAAAGGTGTTTCTAGTGCTATAGGGGAAATTGAAGCAGCAGTCGCGGATGGATATGTAAGCGAAGACGGACGAATCAACATAGCAACGGTAAACCCTAGCAAATGGACTGGAATACCAGTTGTTCCAAAAGATCCGGATAACGTAAAAATTAAAATTGAGTTCGTAGATGATAAGACCAAGGACGAGAATGAAGAATACTATGTTCAAAACAAATTCCAGGGTGATTCAGCCGACGTAACTTTCACTCTCGAAGCCCGTCAATGGGGAGGCCTTGACGTCAAAGGAAGTGACGTGGATGAGAATGGTTTCATTGAAACCAATGAAAAGGCAAATTCAGAAGAAGGTAACCCTCTTAGACCATAA
- a CDS encoding VanZ family protein, giving the protein MKKFIYWIPAIVWMGIIFYSSSTPYEEQDVKPLLGNWIDLSGLIPLFEGVSFTYHYSEVSIATLGIAGFIEFFIRKGAHVTVFLVLTVLIYHAIRKTTRQTYQSSIITAWIATLVYAISDELHQGITPNRTPYYGDVFLDGTGGLIAIILISIVHFLRSCNYGRPIKNRRKR; this is encoded by the coding sequence ATGAAAAAGTTTATATATTGGATCCCTGCCATCGTCTGGATGGGAATAATTTTTTATTCATCATCGACACCTTACGAGGAGCAGGATGTGAAGCCCTTATTAGGTAATTGGATTGACCTCTCAGGACTCATCCCATTGTTTGAAGGAGTCTCGTTTACTTATCACTATAGTGAGGTTAGCATCGCAACCCTTGGAATAGCTGGATTTATCGAGTTTTTTATTAGGAAGGGTGCTCATGTAACCGTATTTCTAGTCTTAACCGTTTTGATTTACCATGCCATCCGCAAAACCACTCGACAAACGTACCAATCCTCCATCATCACGGCTTGGATTGCAACATTGGTATACGCAATTAGTGATGAACTGCACCAGGGTATTACACCAAATCGTACCCCATATTACGGTGATGTGTTTCTGGACGGTACAGGTGGCTTGATTGCTATTATACTAATCAGCATCGTGCATTTTCTTAGAAGTTGTAATTATGGAAGACCTATTAAAAACCGACGAAAAAGATAG
- the thrC gene encoding threonine synthase — protein sequence MWKGLLHHYNELLPINEKTPSLTLHEGNTPLLPVPTISEKLGIEAYVKIEGANPTGSFKDRGMVLAMAKAIEEGSKAVICASTGNTSASAAAFAARAGLRCIVVIPDGKIAEGKLAQAVMYGAEIFAIKGNFDQALKIVREIAEKEPVTLVNSVNPYRIEGQKTAAFEVCDTLGKAPDFLSIPVGNAGNITAYWRGFKEYHEQHSYQLPQMIGFEASGSAAIVRDQVVENPETVATAIRIGNPASWQPAVAAATESNGSINEVSDDEIIEAYQWLAQTEGVFAEPASCASLAGTIKKVNDGTIPKGASVVHVLTGNGLKDPVTAIDTSLVKPTVIENDIKQFSDAITGVHS from the coding sequence ATGTGGAAAGGATTATTACATCACTACAACGAACTTTTGCCTATTAATGAAAAAACACCGAGCTTGACGTTGCATGAGGGAAACACTCCACTTCTCCCAGTTCCGACGATTTCAGAAAAACTGGGGATCGAAGCCTATGTAAAAATAGAAGGAGCTAACCCGACTGGATCGTTTAAAGACCGAGGGATGGTGCTAGCCATGGCTAAAGCGATTGAAGAAGGGTCGAAAGCCGTTATCTGTGCCTCGACAGGCAATACTTCTGCATCTGCAGCTGCCTTCGCAGCCCGGGCTGGACTGCGGTGCATTGTCGTCATTCCCGACGGTAAAATCGCTGAAGGAAAACTTGCGCAGGCCGTTATGTACGGAGCTGAGATTTTTGCAATAAAAGGAAACTTTGACCAGGCTTTGAAAATAGTCCGAGAGATTGCGGAAAAGGAACCTGTTACGCTTGTCAATTCAGTAAATCCATACAGAATTGAAGGGCAAAAGACAGCTGCTTTTGAAGTTTGTGACACTCTTGGAAAAGCTCCGGATTTTCTCTCTATCCCAGTAGGCAATGCAGGAAATATTACCGCATACTGGCGTGGATTTAAGGAATACCATGAACAACACAGCTATCAGCTTCCGCAAATGATCGGATTTGAAGCAAGTGGATCAGCTGCCATTGTCCGGGACCAAGTGGTTGAGAATCCTGAAACAGTGGCTACAGCAATCAGAATAGGGAATCCGGCAAGCTGGCAGCCGGCTGTTGCAGCAGCGACTGAATCCAATGGAAGTATCAATGAGGTGAGTGATGATGAGATCATCGAGGCCTATCAATGGCTTGCCCAAACTGAGGGGGTCTTCGCAGAGCCTGCCTCCTGTGCTTCGTTGGCTGGCACGATTAAAAAAGTAAACGATGGCACAATCCCTAAAGGGGCAAGCGTCGTTCACGTCCTGACAGGCAATGGATTAAAGGACCCTGTAACAGCGATTGATACAAGCCTGGTGAAACCTACCGTCATCGAAAACGACATCAAACAGTTTTCTGATGCTATCACAGGTGTACACTCATGA